In a single window of the Gossypium hirsutum isolate 1008001.06 chromosome D02, Gossypium_hirsutum_v2.1, whole genome shotgun sequence genome:
- the LOC107908095 gene encoding uncharacterized protein, translated as MEFVSELPSIPSKRDSVWVIVDQLTKSAHFILVRTNYSLQKLAKIYISRIIRLHGVPVLIISDRDPHFTSQFWKKLHEALLGERWVWDPELVSETEDKVRLIQDRLKAGFDRQKSYGDLKRRDIKYFVGDFVFLKVSLWKKVLRFSHKRKLSPRFIGSYQILKCVGPVAYQLELPLELDRIHDMFYVSMLKRYRSDLSHVVSIKEIENELAGSSGKGVNVLEVLRSNSCVGWVLIFAQLTDRV; from the exons ATGGAATTCGTTAGTGAGTTGCCTTCGATACCCAGTAAGAGGGATTCTGTTTGGGTTATCGTAGATcagttgaccaagtccgctcattttattctggttcgAACAAATTACTCTCTGCAGAAGTTAGCGAAAATCTATATCTCTAGGATtataagactgcatggggttcctgtTTTGataatttctgatagagatcctcattTCACTTCTcagttctggaagaaattgcacgaGGCTctg ttgggtgagcgatgGGTTTGGgatcctgagttggtttctgagactgaagataaggttagactgattcaGGATCGTCTAAAGGCAGGttttgatagacagaagtcctatggGGATTTGAAGAGGAGAGATATCAAGTACTTTGTGGGTGACTTtgtttttcttaaggtttctctgtggaagaaagttctgaggttTAGTCATAAgcgcaagttgagccctaggtttattgggtcgtatcagATTCTGAAATGTGTGGGTCCagtcgcttatcagttggagttacctttAGAGTTAGACCGTATCCATGATATGTTTTACGTCTCGATGTTGAAGCGGTATCGGTCTGATCTATCTCATGTTGTCTCTAttaaggagattgag aatgagcttgctggttcgagtggtaagggagttaaTGTGTTGGAGGTCCTACGTTCGAATTCCTGCGTTGGATGGGTGTTAATTTTTGCTCAGTTGACTGATAGAGTTTAA